In Candidatus Nomurabacteria bacterium, the following proteins share a genomic window:
- a CDS encoding glycosyltransferase family 2 protein, with protein sequence MQGDSKEHLLSYAKQADFHVGRATELTGKDKVFYRFLEILPGVASWGTLIGVVLLSIYTPFIASYFVIAFALYWVLKTAFLSYHLRHNWKRLRHHLTLDWSVLISKFDYGHLHHVVILPFYKESAEVVEASLSALAKVKYDHKKIIVVLAGEARAGESTNQTCELMKQKFSDKFGVFLTTIHPADLPGEMAGKGSNSSYAIEEVRTKVLDPMGLKYSETLVSIFDIDTVLYPDYFNCLVWHFMKAARPLKSSFQPVPIFNNNIWEAPAISRVVAMSSTFWEMVQQERPERMATFSSHSVSFQALYEVGYWQKNMVSEDSRIYWNLLMANNGEYDVIPLSYPVSMDANAAPTFWKTIVQIYKQHRRWTYGVENLCYILYHFKKNKSITLKKKLTIAFQQAEGYWSLVTNPIMLFILGWAPLYLGGQNFHQTVLSFNLPLIVRDLLIIAMFGLIVSSMISLSLLPARPNHTSRFQYFVMAVQWIMVPATMIIFSAIPGLDAQTRLMFGRYMGFWSTPKVKI encoded by the coding sequence ATGCAGGGCGATAGCAAAGAGCATTTACTTTCATACGCTAAACAGGCTGATTTTCACGTCGGTCGGGCAACTGAACTAACTGGTAAAGATAAAGTCTTCTACCGATTCTTGGAGATATTGCCTGGTGTTGCTTCTTGGGGAACCTTGATTGGAGTAGTTTTGTTGTCCATCTATACTCCATTTATTGCTTCTTACTTTGTTATTGCTTTTGCCTTGTACTGGGTTCTAAAGACAGCTTTTTTGTCTTATCACTTACGCCACAATTGGAAGCGTCTACGGCATCATCTGACGCTTGATTGGAGTGTTTTAATTTCAAAGTTTGATTATGGGCATCTCCACCATGTGGTAATCTTGCCTTTTTATAAGGAATCAGCAGAGGTAGTGGAAGCGAGCCTAAGTGCTTTAGCCAAGGTTAAGTATGATCATAAAAAAATCATTGTGGTCTTAGCAGGAGAGGCTAGGGCTGGAGAATCAACTAATCAAACCTGTGAACTAATGAAACAAAAGTTTTCAGATAAATTTGGGGTTTTTCTAACCACTATTCATCCAGCTGATTTGCCTGGTGAAATGGCCGGGAAAGGTTCTAATTCTTCTTACGCTATTGAGGAGGTGCGTACCAAGGTCCTAGATCCAATGGGATTAAAGTATAGTGAAACTTTGGTGTCGATTTTTGATATTGATACAGTGTTGTATCCCGATTATTTCAATTGCTTAGTTTGGCACTTCATGAAGGCGGCTCGCCCTCTTAAGAGCTCATTTCAGCCGGTACCTATCTTTAATAATAATATTTGGGAAGCGCCCGCTATTTCCCGGGTGGTGGCAATGAGTAGTACATTTTGGGAAATGGTTCAGCAAGAGAGACCGGAGCGTATGGCAACTTTTTCATCCCATTCAGTTTCATTTCAAGCATTGTACGAAGTAGGGTACTGGCAGAAAAACATGGTAAGTGAAGACTCCCGTATTTATTGGAACTTACTTATGGCAAACAATGGTGAGTACGACGTTATACCATTATCATATCCAGTATCGATGGATGCCAATGCTGCACCAACTTTTTGGAAGACGATTGTTCAGATTTATAAGCAGCACCGTCGTTGGACGTATGGTGTTGAAAATCTATGTTACATTCTTTATCATTTTAAGAAGAATAAAAGTATTACGCTTAAGAAAAAGCTGACTATCGCTTTTCAACAAGCTGAGGGTTATTGGTCTTTGGTTACTAACCCGATCATGCTTTTTATTTTAGGCTGGGCACCTCTATATTTAGGTGGGCAGAATTTTCACCAGACAGTACTGTCTTTCAATCTGCCTTTAATCGTTCGAGACCTCTTGATTATCGCTATGTTTGGACTCATTGTGTCATCAATGATATCTCTCTCACTTTTACCGGCCCGCCCTAATCACACCAGTCGATTCCAGTATTTCGTTATGGCTGTGCAGTGGATCATGGTCCCGGCTACGATGATTATCTTTAGTGCTATTCCTGGACTAGATGCGCAAACTAGGTTAATGTTCGGTCGTTATATGGGCTTTTGGTCTACGCCC
- the tsf gene encoding elongation factor Ts (EF-Ts; functions during elongation stage of protein translation; forms a dimer; associates with EF-Tu-GDP complex and promotes exchange of GDP to GTP resulting in regeneration of the active form of EF-Tu), with translation MEITSAQLKELRDKTGISVMQCKKALEEAGGDMDKAVIILRKKRSEAAEKKSDRELGAGAIGSYLHNTNEVAALVLLACETDFVSKNDEFVALARDVAMQVAATNPTYVSREDVPAEVIEKAKEVFKGEVEDKPAEMQEKILEGKLSSYFKEQILLEQSFVKNPDHTIGEMITGAVQKFGENISVVKISRLSVK, from the coding sequence ATGGAAATTACTTCAGCGCAATTAAAAGAATTACGAGATAAAACTGGCATTTCAGTAATGCAATGTAAAAAGGCTTTGGAAGAAGCTGGTGGTGATATGGATAAGGCGGTTATTATCCTAAGAAAGAAGAGAAGTGAAGCGGCTGAAAAGAAATCAGATCGTGAATTAGGGGCTGGTGCTATCGGTTCTTATCTACACAATACAAATGAAGTAGCCGCCTTGGTTTTACTAGCTTGCGAAACAGACTTTGTATCTAAGAATGACGAATTTGTTGCCTTGGCTCGTGACGTTGCCATGCAAGTAGCGGCTACTAATCCGACTTATGTTTCTCGTGAGGACGTACCAGCTGAAGTAATTGAAAAAGCTAAAGAAGTATTTAAGGGAGAAGTTGAAGATAAACCGGCAGAAATGCAGGAAAAAATTCTGGAAGGTAAATTGTCATCTTACTTCAAAGAACAGATTCTCTTAGAACAAAGTTTTGTAAAGAATCCAGATCATACAATTGGTGAAATGATTACCGGAGCAGTTCAGAAATTTGGTGAAAATATCTCAGTAGTGAAAATATCCCGTCTATCTGTTAAATAA
- the rpsB gene encoding 30S ribosomal protein S2 translates to MSTQTNNNSSLIDRLFKAGAHFGFKKSRRHPTSAPYLYGTKDGNDIFDLEKTAGLINQAKEIIKEAGLNGKTVLFVGTKDEAVKQVKAAALKVEMPYVVNRWIGGMLTNASETKKRVNRLEQLNRETESGELERKYTKKERLVLGREMTKLNFNFQGISTMPKTPDLMVVVDPRHDHIAVKEAIDMKVPVIGIMSSDCNIAEVNYPVLVNDALQQSVAVVLDELVSALHEGKSAYTPKTTPSRVTINRTRSPRA, encoded by the coding sequence ATGTCAACACAAACAAACAATAATTCATCACTCATTGACCGCTTGTTTAAGGCGGGTGCTCATTTTGGTTTTAAAAAAAGTCGTCGTCATCCGACTAGTGCACCATACTTATATGGTACAAAAGACGGTAATGATATCTTTGACCTTGAGAAGACAGCGGGCCTTATAAATCAAGCTAAAGAAATTATAAAAGAAGCTGGGTTAAACGGTAAAACGGTTTTATTTGTCGGAACCAAGGATGAAGCGGTAAAACAAGTTAAGGCAGCTGCCCTAAAAGTGGAGATGCCTTACGTAGTAAATCGCTGGATTGGAGGTATGTTAACTAATGCTTCAGAAACCAAGAAACGAGTTAACCGCCTTGAGCAACTAAATCGGGAAACTGAATCAGGTGAACTAGAGCGTAAGTATACAAAAAAAGAACGTCTGGTTCTTGGTCGTGAAATGACAAAATTGAATTTCAATTTTCAAGGAATCAGTACTATGCCAAAGACTCCCGATCTTATGGTAGTAGTCGATCCAAGACATGACCATATTGCAGTTAAAGAGGCGATTGATATGAAGGTGCCAGTTATTGGAATCATGAGTTCAGATTGTAATATTGCTGAGGTTAATTACCCAGTGTTGGTCAATGATGCTTTACAGCAAAGTGTAGCAGTGGTGCTCGATGAGTTGGTGTCAGCTTTACATGAGGGTAAATCGGCTTATACACCAAAAACAACTCCATCCCGAGTAACTATTAATAGAACTCGTTCCCCACGAGCTTAG
- a CDS encoding PCRF domain-containing protein: protein MEISEEELQSFRDNQKTQFMAGQFDELAQKQKEAEELIGDDPDMAELAREDIDSIETQKVSLYEEMQRIVAESKEEEERPYGVVLEVRAGAGGDEAALFAEELAQMYLQYAAMNGWFTSVEHESRSSAGGYKEAAFEIIHSQAYEKLRYETGVHRVQRIPVTEKSGRIHTSTASVAILPLRKKPTIEINQSDIVMEFSRSGGAGGQNVNKVETAVRLVHTPTGIEVRSQSERSQLKNREKAMSILVAKLEAAHEEEEAKKHASERKNQIGTGDRSEKIRTYNFPQNRITDHRIKVSWHNIEEVMKGQLDTIFDALSEVATGGEVVA from the coding sequence ATGGAAATCAGTGAAGAAGAATTGCAGTCATTTCGTGACAATCAAAAAACTCAGTTTATGGCTGGGCAATTTGATGAACTTGCTCAGAAACAAAAAGAAGCAGAAGAGCTTATCGGTGATGATCCAGATATGGCAGAACTGGCTAGAGAAGATATTGATTCTATTGAGACTCAAAAGGTGTCGCTTTATGAAGAAATGCAGCGCATAGTGGCTGAGTCAAAGGAAGAAGAAGAACGTCCATACGGTGTTGTGTTAGAAGTTAGGGCCGGAGCCGGTGGAGACGAAGCGGCTTTGTTTGCTGAAGAATTAGCTCAAATGTATTTACAGTATGCGGCTATGAATGGTTGGTTTACATCAGTTGAGCACGAATCTAGATCTTCAGCTGGTGGCTATAAAGAAGCAGCTTTTGAGATAATTCATTCGCAGGCTTATGAGAAGCTTCGCTACGAAACCGGTGTTCATAGAGTACAACGTATTCCAGTTACTGAAAAATCTGGCAGAATCCACACCTCGACTGCTTCGGTGGCTATTTTACCACTACGAAAAAAACCAACTATCGAAATTAATCAGAGTGATATAGTGATGGAATTTTCGCGCTCGGGGGGAGCTGGTGGACAAAATGTCAATAAAGTAGAAACAGCTGTAAGACTTGTCCATACTCCTACTGGTATTGAGGTACGTAGTCAGAGCGAGCGGTCACAGCTGAAGAATCGCGAAAAGGCTATGAGTATTTTGGTGGCTAAATTAGAGGCGGCTCACGAGGAGGAGGAAGCTAAAAAGCATGCTTCAGAAAGGAAGAATCAAATCGGGACTGGTGATCGTTCAGAAAAGATTAGGACCTATAATTTTCCACAAAACCGCATTACTGACCATCGAATAAAGGTGTCTTGGCACAATATTGAAGAAGTCATGAAAGGGCAGCTAGATACTATTTTTGATGCTCTTAGTGAGGTGGCTACAGGCGGAGAAGTAGTTGCATAG
- a CDS encoding type B 50S ribosomal protein L31 produces the protein MKADIHPDNYRLVIFHDNSSGERFLIGSTIKTAATDKWTDGNEYPLAHVDVSSASHPFYTGQEKVMDTAGRVERFKNRASQATNRKKKK, from the coding sequence ATGAAAGCAGATATTCATCCAGACAATTATAGGTTAGTTATATTTCACGATAACTCAAGCGGTGAGCGTTTTTTAATCGGATCTACTATTAAGACAGCAGCTACTGATAAGTGGACTGATGGAAATGAGTATCCATTGGCACATGTAGATGTATCTAGCGCTTCCCATCCTTTTTACACCGGACAAGAAAAGGTTATGGACACCGCTGGTAGGGTAGAGCGGTTCAAGAACAGAGCTTCTCAGGCGACTAATCGCAAGAAGAAAAAATAA
- a CDS encoding lytic murein transglycosylase has product MKKILAIGVITIMVAMPSLSVLNAETDAERKARLEAELQNVERQILTQQRLVEDKQMERQSLERDMAIIDGQIKKAQLGIQARSVNITQLSLQIDEKEVMLGILEEKQRKQKESLADLVRRSANIEDFTLVEVILSKRTFSDFFEDVASYQSIKESLNESLSILRGIKEDTFAQKNQLESKQETEAEMKRIQELEKQEIEKKEKEKSRILTTTKGQERAYQELLESQQKTAAQLRSQLFDLLGGGGGIPFPEAVELAKYAENKTGVPASLVLAILEQETNLGSHLGSCIYNDLRGGKTVMHPDRDAPIFEAIAKIHGFDPRSRQVSCPITSNGERYGWGGAMGPSQFIPSTWAIYGGIINIGTGWIYDQGSDAIRMINGGTGPANPFSNRDAFLATALLLRDNGANGTASGDRMAALRYYAGWGGASNPANAFYGDQVMNRKARIQGDIAVLGGG; this is encoded by the coding sequence ATGAAGAAAATTTTGGCGATTGGTGTGATTACTATTATGGTAGCAATGCCTAGTTTGTCGGTGCTAAATGCTGAAACTGATGCTGAACGTAAGGCTCGTCTAGAGGCTGAGCTACAAAACGTAGAAAGACAGATTTTGACGCAGCAACGTTTAGTGGAGGATAAACAAATGGAAAGACAGTCGCTTGAGCGTGATATGGCCATAATTGACGGTCAAATAAAAAAAGCCCAATTAGGAATACAGGCTCGTTCAGTTAATATTACCCAGCTGTCGCTACAGATTGATGAGAAAGAAGTTATGTTAGGTATCCTAGAAGAGAAACAAAGAAAGCAAAAGGAGTCACTCGCTGACTTGGTGCGCCGTTCAGCTAATATCGAGGATTTTACTTTGGTTGAAGTTATTTTGAGCAAGCGGACATTTTCAGATTTTTTTGAAGATGTGGCTAGCTACCAATCAATAAAGGAATCACTAAACGAATCTTTATCTATTTTGAGGGGTATTAAAGAAGATACTTTTGCTCAAAAGAACCAGCTTGAATCAAAACAGGAAACTGAAGCAGAAATGAAACGAATTCAAGAGCTAGAGAAGCAGGAGATTGAAAAGAAAGAAAAGGAAAAATCCAGAATATTAACAACTACCAAAGGACAGGAAAGGGCTTACCAAGAACTTTTGGAGTCACAACAAAAAACCGCGGCGCAGCTTAGAAGTCAGTTGTTTGACTTGCTTGGTGGTGGAGGTGGTATACCATTCCCGGAAGCGGTAGAGCTGGCTAAGTATGCAGAAAATAAAACTGGCGTACCGGCTTCTCTTGTGTTGGCTATTCTTGAGCAGGAGACTAATCTCGGTTCACATCTAGGTAGTTGTATTTATAATGATTTACGAGGTGGTAAGACAGTGATGCATCCGGATCGTGATGCGCCAATCTTTGAAGCCATTGCCAAAATTCATGGCTTTGATCCACGTAGTCGACAGGTGTCATGTCCAATTACCAGTAACGGTGAGCGTTATGGTTGGGGTGGGGCTATGGGTCCATCACAATTTATACCATCAACCTGGGCTATTTATGGTGGTATCATAAATATCGGCACTGGCTGGATTTATGATCAAGGATCTGATGCGATCAGAATGATAAATGGTGGTACGGGACCGGCTAACCCATTTAGTAATCGAGATGCTTTCTTGGCGACAGCTCTACTCCTCCGTGATAACGGTGCTAATGGTACAGCTAGTGGTGATCGTATGGCGGCTCTTAGGTATTATGCCGGTTGGGGCGGAGCTAGCAATCCAGCCAACGCTTTTTATGGTGACCAGGTGATGAATCGCAAGGCCAGAATTCAGGGTGATATAGCAGTACTGGGAGGGGGTTAA
- a CDS encoding carbohydrate kinase family protein — protein MNEQYDFVAVGDIVIDAFIELNKDAADVSQDMDTGRMTLHMPFGSKLPYDNVEVVNAVGNSPNAAVSAHRLGLRSALVTNLGQDRNGKDCLNALRTEGVHTDYVKLHEGKETNYHYVLRYGPERTILIKHEVFPYSLPDFATPPRYLYFSSVGEHGVPFHHEIAAYIKEHDTKLVFQPGTFQLKLGFDELKDLYEVTNIFFCNKEEAQELLKTDEGNIPTLIRKLKDVGLVLPVITDGPHGAYVVDEDDQAWHMPMYPDPKPPVDRTGAGDSFASTFTAAIALGKTPAEALTWGPINSMSVVQYIGAQKGLLTRDQLLEYIANKPEDYEAKRVD, from the coding sequence ATGAATGAACAATATGATTTTGTAGCCGTAGGTGACATCGTCATCGATGCTTTTATAGAACTTAATAAAGATGCTGCTGATGTTAGCCAAGACATGGATACTGGTCGAATGACTCTCCATATGCCGTTTGGTAGTAAATTACCTTACGATAATGTAGAAGTGGTAAACGCCGTAGGAAATTCTCCAAACGCAGCTGTGTCTGCTCACCGTTTAGGTTTGCGTTCAGCCTTAGTTACCAACCTAGGACAAGATCGGAATGGAAAGGATTGTTTAAACGCACTGCGTACCGAAGGAGTACATACTGATTATGTAAAGTTACACGAGGGTAAAGAAACTAATTATCACTACGTACTTCGTTATGGTCCAGAACGAACAATTTTAATTAAGCATGAAGTTTTTCCTTACTCCCTTCCTGATTTTGCCACTCCGCCTCGCTATTTGTATTTTTCATCGGTTGGTGAACATGGTGTTCCGTTTCATCACGAAATTGCTGCCTATATAAAAGAACATGACACTAAACTGGTTTTCCAACCTGGTACATTTCAGCTTAAATTAGGTTTTGATGAGCTTAAAGATTTGTACGAAGTTACCAACATATTTTTCTGCAACAAAGAGGAGGCGCAAGAGCTACTTAAAACCGATGAGGGTAACATTCCTACTTTGATTAGAAAACTAAAGGATGTGGGCCTAGTCTTGCCAGTTATCACTGACGGACCACATGGTGCTTACGTCGTAGACGAAGATGATCAAGCTTGGCATATGCCGATGTATCCTGATCCCAAACCACCAGTAGACCGCACTGGTGCCGGTGATTCATTTGCTTCAACTTTCACCGCTGCGATTGCTCTTGGTAAAACTCCCGCCGAAGCCCTAACCTGGGGACCAATTAATTCTATGTCGGTTGTACAATATATTGGCGCTCAAAAAGGACTATTAACCAGAGACCAATTACTTGAATATATTGCTAACAAACCAGAGGATTATGAGGCGAAGCGGGTTGATTAG
- a CDS encoding transketolase family protein: protein MLSLPSRNGYGEGLLEAGKRDENIVALAADLTESTRTLQFAEAFSNRFVQMGITEQNMASVASGMAAMGKVPFIASYAMFSPGRNWEQIRTTIAYNESNVKIIGAHAGVSVGPDGATHQAIEDIALMRVVPNMVVIAPADVHEARKAVLAAAKYDGPVYIRVGRSNTPVVTTMESPFEIGKAEIFYQKNESAEKTLGIAVTGTLLFNALKAAQLLEAEGIGVSVLHVPTIKPLDKEAVLELAKNHDAILTVEEHQRSGGLGGAVTEYLSEVFPRKVIRIGVDDQFGQSGEPEELISHYGMDVEAIVKKGEEAV from the coding sequence ATGCTCAGCTTGCCTAGTCGCAATGGTTATGGTGAGGGGCTTTTAGAGGCTGGAAAACGCGATGAAAACATTGTGGCTTTAGCGGCCGACTTAACTGAATCAACTAGAACTTTGCAGTTTGCTGAGGCTTTTTCTAACCGCTTTGTACAGATGGGTATCACGGAACAAAACATGGCTTCAGTGGCGTCGGGGATGGCGGCGATGGGTAAGGTACCTTTCATTGCCTCTTACGCTATGTTTTCACCTGGTCGTAATTGGGAACAAATTAGAACCACTATCGCTTATAACGAAAGCAATGTAAAAATAATTGGCGCTCACGCCGGGGTGTCGGTGGGGCCGGATGGTGCTACACATCAGGCGATTGAGGATATTGCTTTAATGCGAGTGGTTCCAAATATGGTTGTCATTGCTCCGGCCGACGTTCATGAAGCTCGTAAAGCTGTTTTGGCTGCAGCTAAATATGACGGCCCGGTTTACATTCGAGTTGGTCGTAGTAACACACCAGTAGTAACAACCATGGAGTCACCCTTTGAGATTGGTAAAGCAGAGATCTTCTATCAAAAAAACGAATCAGCTGAAAAAACCTTAGGTATAGCGGTTACCGGAACACTTCTCTTTAATGCTCTCAAGGCCGCTCAACTTTTAGAAGCGGAAGGAATTGGAGTATCGGTTCTTCATGTTCCTACCATAAAGCCTTTAGACAAAGAAGCTGTTCTAGAATTAGCCAAGAACCACGATGCTATTCTAACAGTAGAAGAACACCAACGGTCTGGTGGACTGGGGGGTGCGGTTACAGAGTATTTGAGTGAAGTGTTTCCGCGTAAGGTGATACGGATTGGGGTGGATGACCAATTTGGACAGTCTGGTGAACCGGAAGAATTAATTTCACATTACGGAATGGACGTGGAGGCTATTGTCAAAAAAGGGGAAGAGGCTGTTTAG
- a CDS encoding transketolase, with protein MYYLTNDEVKNLEAKANQIRQSIIEMLVAAGSGHTAGPLGMADILSLLYFKVLKHDPKNPDWEERDRLVLSNGHICPGLYAAMAHAGYFPIEELATLRKFGSRLQGHPHRTALPGIETSSGPLGSGLSQAVGMALAERIDNPYSSKYVYCLTGDGELNEGQIWEAALLAGKEKLHNLIVIIDRNGIQIDGYTKDVMPLEPLAEKFESFNFDVQEVDGHNIRSVNDAIGKAQAVYGQPSLIIAHTIASKGVDVFERDFRWHGNPPGKGPEERVPKGKQAEVALQKLRTLAGLIDSDNIS; from the coding sequence ATGTATTATTTAACCAACGATGAAGTTAAAAACTTAGAAGCAAAAGCCAATCAGATTAGACAAAGTATAATTGAAATGCTGGTAGCGGCTGGTAGCGGACATACCGCTGGTCCGCTTGGTATGGCTGACATACTGTCACTTCTTTATTTTAAAGTGTTGAAACACGATCCAAAAAATCCTGACTGGGAAGAACGTGATCGTTTAGTGTTATCGAATGGTCACATTTGTCCTGGCTTATACGCGGCGATGGCTCATGCTGGATATTTTCCAATAGAGGAGTTAGCAACCTTGCGCAAGTTTGGTTCAAGGTTGCAAGGTCATCCGCACCGCACTGCTTTACCTGGTATCGAGACTAGTTCAGGCCCGCTCGGTTCCGGTCTTTCCCAAGCAGTGGGAATGGCATTGGCAGAAAGGATCGATAACCCGTATTCTTCCAAGTATGTATATTGTTTAACAGGAGATGGTGAATTAAACGAAGGGCAAATCTGGGAGGCGGCCCTTTTGGCTGGTAAAGAAAAATTACATAACCTAATTGTAATAATTGACCGCAATGGTATCCAAATAGATGGCTACACTAAGGATGTTATGCCGCTCGAACCTTTGGCCGAAAAATTTGAGTCATTTAATTTTGATGTTCAAGAGGTGGATGGACACAATATTCGTTCTGTAAACGACGCAATTGGTAAAGCCCAAGCTGTTTATGGTCAGCCATCATTAATTATCGCTCATACAATTGCATCCAAAGGGGTAGATGTTTTTGAACGTGACTTTCGTTGGCATGGTAACCCGCCGGGTAAGGGGCCGGAAGAACGGGTTCCTAAAGGGAAACAAGCAGAGGTAGCTTTGCAAAAGTTACGCACCTTGGCTGGATTAATAGACTCCGATAATATCTCATAA